A genomic segment from Oncorhynchus clarkii lewisi isolate Uvic-CL-2024 chromosome 12, UVic_Ocla_1.0, whole genome shotgun sequence encodes:
- the LOC139421718 gene encoding 4-aminobutyrate aminotransferase, mitochondrial-like — MSNPNNMSAFVNRPALGIMPPENFPEKLAESLLSVAPSGMSRVQTMACGSCSNENAYKAMFIWYRNKERGHNIPSDEDMSSCMINQSPGCPDFSILSFMGGFHGRTMGCLATTHSKAIHKLDVPSFDWPIAPFPKLKYPLEEFTRENAQEEARCLEEVEDLIVQWRQKGRPVAGIVIEPIQAEGGDNHATPDFFKKLRNIARKHGSAFHVDEVQTGGGATGKFWAHEHWGMDDPADIVSFSKKMLTGGFYHKDELQADKAYRIFNTWMGDPSKNLFLAEVLNVIRRENLLEEVTRSGKTLLQGLYQLQDQYPNLLSSARGQGTFCAIDIRDDATRNSILLKARDKGVLLGGCGDRSIRFRPALVFKEYHVHMFLNVFSDVLAEHN, encoded by the exons ATGTCCAACCCCAACAAtatg AGTGCGTTTGTGAACAGGCCAGCTCTTGGGATCATGCCACCAGAGAACTTTCCAGAAAAGCTGGCAGAAAGCCTTCTctca gTTGCTCCTAGTGGTATGAGCCGTGTTCAGACCATGGCCTGTGGATCCTGCTCCAATGAGAATGCATATAAAGCCATGTTCATCTGGTACAGA aatAAGGAGAGAGGCCACAACATCCCCTCTGATGAAGACATGAGCTCCTGTATGATCAACcag AGTCCTGGCTGTCCAGACTTCAGCATCCTGTCATTTATGGGTGGATTTCATGGCAGAACAATGG GTTGCTTGGCAACGACGCACTCCAAGGCCATCCACAAGCTGGATGTGCCGTCATTTGATTGGCCGATCGCTCCCTTCCCTAAACTGAAGTACCCTCTGGAGGAGTTCACACGGGAGAATGCACAGGAAGAGGCCCGCTGCctggaggag gtaGAGGACCTGATAGTTCAGTGGCGTCAGAAGGGCCGGCCGGTGGCTGGGATAGTGATAGAACCCATCCaggctgagggaggagacaaccaCGCAACACCGGACTTCTTCAAGAAGCTACGGAACATTGCACGCAAG caTGGCAGCGCGTTCCATGTGGATGAGGTGCAGACAGGGGGAGGAGCTACGGGGAAGTTCTGGGCTCATGAACACTGGGGGATGGACGACCCTGCTGACATCGTCTCCTTCAGCAAGAAGATGCTCACTGGAGGTTTTTACCATAAAGACGAGCTGCAGGcagacaag GCCTACCGTATCTTTAACACGTGGATGGGTGACCCGTCTAAGAACCTGTTCCTGGCTGAGGTTCTGAACGTGATCCGCCGAGAGAACCTTCTGGAGGAGGTGACCCGCTCTGGAAAGACTCTGCTACAgggactctaccaactacag GACCAGTACCCTAACCTGTTGAGCAGTGCTCGGGGACAGGGGACATTCTGTGCCATCGACATCCGTGATGACGCCACACGCAACAGCATCCTCCTCAAAGCCCGGGACaagg gtgtTCTGCTGGGTGGCTGTGGAGATCGGTCCATCCGGTTCCGCCCTGCTCTGGTGTTTAAAGAGTACCATGTTCACATGTTCCTGAACGTGTTCAGCGACGTCCTGGCAGAACACAACTAG